The Lycium ferocissimum isolate CSIRO_LF1 chromosome 1, AGI_CSIRO_Lferr_CH_V1, whole genome shotgun sequence genome includes a region encoding these proteins:
- the LOC132068020 gene encoding transcriptional regulator SUPERMAN-like — protein sequence MEKSSSFNSKYFKHQTMKEFNNNNNNKNVKEYSRDNNYGEGDLIGGFLWPPRSYTCSFCKREFRSAQALGGHMNVHRRDRARLRLQSSPPPTDTNNNNGATHHYSLPNTNTNPNPNPSFVSPSSPSRKFPSFVSTLPPLISPSSFSSSTTACGSNEMKNGDLTKMGSAKFEKNGKECSEVVKKRAEFLRLDLGIGLLSSESKDDLDLELRLGYI from the coding sequence ATGGAGAAAAGTAGTAGCTTCAACAGCAAGTACTTCAAACACCAAACCATGAAGGAgttcaataacaacaacaacaacaagaatgtTAAAGAATATTCACGGGATAATAATTATGGAGAAGGAGATTTAATAGGAGGGTTTTTATGGCCACCAAGATCCTACACATGTAGCTTTTGTAAAAGGGAATTCAGATCTGCTCAAGCTCTTGGTGGTCACATGAATGTTCATAGAAGAGATAGAGCCAGGCTTAGACTTCAATCATCACCACCCCCAACagatactaataataataatggtgcTACTCATCACTATTCTCTTCCAAACACAAACACTAACCCTAACCCTAACCCTAGTTTTGTTTCACCATCTTCACCTTCAAGAAAATTCCCTTCTTTTGTTTCTACACTACCCCCATTAATATCTCCTagttccttttcttcttctactaCTGCTTGTGGTTCTAATGAGATGAAAAATGGAGATTTGACAAAAATGGGAAGTgcaaaatttgagaaaaatggaaaagaatgTAGTGAAGTGGTGAAAAAGAGGGCTGAATTTTTGAGATTGGATTTGGGAATTGGCTTGCTTAGTAGTGAATCAAAggatgatttggatttggaaCTTAGACTTGGTTACATATAG